The following is a genomic window from Liolophura sinensis isolate JHLJ2023 chromosome 10, CUHK_Ljap_v2, whole genome shotgun sequence.
ATAAGCCTTTTACACAGtaatcaatacatgtatctatatacaatCAGGAAACAGCATTGGCTAGAAATCACAAAATGGTAATAAATAATCTGTGTTTCTTGATCATTATCACTCCTGTTGGCACTAGACACATGCATAACCTAATCCCAGTCCATCAGACAGCGCATATTCCATGTGAATATCACCTTGGAAGGAAATGTTCAGTAGTGATCAAATGTCCTTATATTGTTTGCATTATGTGCTTATTGTAGGACTAAACAAGTTCATTGAAGATGGCAAAAATGACAGATTCCAAGTATTTCAACACCACTAAAAAAGGTAAGGCTCAAATCtgtttactttgtatttttttttggctatgttttcttttttgtttcatcCCGTCAGAAAAAAGCTGTTGTTTGATCTTTTGGTTGTTTACCTGAAAGAAATTTCATTAACATGAGAATCAGAATGTTAGATTagttaaaagtacatgtacatgtaagcttattgtttttcaggtgaaatatttgaACTCAAAGCTGAGTTAAACAGTGacaagaaagagaagaaaaaggaGGCAGTCAAGAAGGTCATAGCCAGTATGACCGTGGGAAAGGATGTCAGGTCAGTTCAGTATGTGTGGTGTTGTAATTCTTTTTATCTCCACTGGTTTTATCCATACTCAACCTGAATTCTTTAAGGCAGAATTTAACACAGCTAAGGAAATAAGGCAAGTTGTGACAGGCACATGGGCACATTTCTTAATAGGTTACGTTTTGctcacatacatattttatgtatttcagttgtgCCAGCCAGGTTTCCAACTCTACTGATGGAGTCCATGTTGAACATTAGGTTATGTTATTATAAGTGTAATACACCTGAAGCTAGCTGATACTACTTTCCTAGGATGTTCACAGGATATTGAACTTCATTTGAACAGTGCCCTATTTCCGGATGTTGTTAACTGCATGCAGACAGACAACCTGGAACTGAAGAAACTGGTTTACCTTTACCTGATGAATTACGCCAAAAGTCAGCCTGACATGGCCATTATGGCAGTGAATACATTTGTAAAGGTATGTAAGCAGTTAAAAATGAAATGAGACAGCTTTCTATTCACATTTTGCAACATAAAATTGGATGATATGCTCTGGATAGCTTGTTTTCCTCGACTCGAAGAGAAGTTTAGCATTAACCACccttgaaataaatcaaaaaataaagatCGCTGGGTAATAAGTCAGAATGAGATGTGTTTTGTGCCTCCCAATCTTGAGGTTTTTATGCATTTAGTGTATGGTAACTGTTTAGTGAATCTCTGAtactatatattttttcacatgCCAGATGAGATCCATTGATAAACTGTTTGCTCATTCATGTCATTGGCTCATTCATGTCACAACCTAGTGTTGTAGAACAGTATAAGGTTATTATACATAGAGTGTGTCTGTTTTTAAACAtcttgtttgttatttttaggACTGTGAAGATACCAATCCTCTGATACGAGCATTGGCCGTGAGGACGATGGGCTGTATCCGGGTGGACAAGATCACGGAGTACCTGTGCGAGCCCCTGAGGAAATGCTTAAAGGATGAGGACCCGTATGTACGGAAGACGGCAGCTGTGTGTGTAGCCAAACTTCATGACATCAACGCCCAGCTGGTTGAGGACCAGGGATTCCTCGATCTGCTCAGAGACCTACTGTCCGACTCAAACCCTATGGTGGGTAACAGGGAATGTCGAGCTCAAGCAAATTCCAGAAAATTCACCCACCAATTCCTAACCCCAAGTTACCATTATGTAAATAAGGCGATGAATAATTGAATTCCTAGGGCGGTTTGAAGTTCCCATTGGAGCATTGAGGCTTaggtttttgttttataccaCATGCAAATGGCTCTACTGTTTTTTTCAGATAGCAAGGAAGTTCTGTTTATATTCAGCTGTAAACAGAGGTAATTTGATATTTCAGTCTGCATTTTGTAtcataaacaaaacacaaatgctAATTGAAAACCATCTGAATTGAACAACTCCCTTCAGCTGCAGTGTGTGgctaaacaaaatgtaaataccAACTGAAGCCATCACACGTCACCTGTGGAATGGGGCTGGATGAGTATTTTGGCATTTGGGAAGGTATAGTGATACCTTGTTGGTTGTTCCTAGTGTCTCCTGTGTTGATAAACCCGACAGCCGTACTTCTGAGTAGTATATAAAAGTTGTTGTATGTTTTCAGGTTGTGGCTAATGCTGTGGCAGCCATATCTGAAATCCTGGACACATCACCCTCTGCACATGGCATGCTGGACATGAACTCTAGTACAATCCACAAGCTACTGACCGCTCTGAATGAGTGCACAGAGTGAGTACTCCACGTCTGGCACATGTGTGCCCAGCCTTAGCAAAGATGCTCCCTCTTGCTTGAAAACAGTATTAGTATCTATACCGAAACATCGCTTCCAAATAAATAGAAGTTATTATCCATTAcataacatttatacatattaaacaacaatcaaataaataagtacattaatatacatataataacctaaaattttgcctttttagaggcaaatatatatcacaaaatgattttgtttgtttttttttttgcctgaaacttacaattttccagtaaaatatcaatccatgttccaagcaaacctcaaaacacctttctaaattcaatagaactcccagaatcagaaaaaatgggcaagttagtcatggacaagaTTTATGGTCATATAGGGTATATGAACAAATCAGAGACTGTCAGTGGTTAATAGAGTTCATATATCTGTAGCATGCATCACAACTAAAATGGTAGGCCGGTATGTCAATCTGATCAATAAAGTAatattctgtaattcttcaacctttttgcctGATTGTAATTTGATTACTCAAACATatgctgaaggcattattctgtgtagactggtaaaattatactctCTGTAAAGCCCTCAAATTGGGCAATCCAACCAAGGTAGTTTGTGGCTCCaaagtgaaattaaaaatgtgcagaaatttcactgaaaattgctcttttatatgtgatatgaatggctgaggaattagggcacatatatgaataaataagagACTATCAGTGGTTAACAAAGTTCATTTTTCTGTAGCTTGGAACCACTGCTATCATAATAGGCAGGTATGTATTGCCATAATGTCTGCCTTATCTTGGAAAATTATTCCAAATTTTTTATACTCGTTGTGTTAGTTACTTTCACATTGTACTACAGGTGGGGTCAGGTATTTATCCTGGATTCCATATCTAACTACACCCCTAAGGATGACAAAGAGGCTCAGAGTATCTGTGAGAGGGTCACACCACGTCTGGCCCATGCTAATGCCGCTGTCGTCCTGTCAGCTGTAAAGGTAAACCTTAGCTGACTTCAGCAGAAGAAAATGACAGCTTATCTTGACATTTCTAATGTACTTCTTTTAGGATCCTTCAGTGATAAAGCTTTTGGGCTGTCATAAAAATGGTCATTAGTCACCGGTAGGATAAATATTAAAGGAAGAAGTTGATAAATCCTGGACGATTCAAATTAAAATAgggaaaactgttttcattagCATCCTTATTCCATGTGATTGATTGAATCAATGTTTGTCCTGTTTTAATGCAGCTGgtcaaatttgattttgtgttcTTGCTAGTCTTAAATTTCATCAAACACCTGACTGGGTGTCTCCGGTATTTGTACAGGTAATTCTGAAGTTGATGGAGATGATGGAACAGTCGGGGGATTATGTGTCCGTGTTACAAAAGAAACTGGCACCCCCACTTGTGACCCTCCTGTCTGCTGAGCCAGAGATACAGTATGTGGCCCTGAGGAACATCAACCTCATTGTGCAGAAGAGGTGAGGGCAAATTAAATTTGACCAGTCACTCTGTAATCCTGTGCCCTGCACTGTTTCTGTGAATAATCACAATTTGAGTATAAATGGATAACATATTGATCAAACTAATAATTCCATTTAGCGTACACCAATTGAGAGACTGTTCAGGTGTTCCCACCGATAAGCTCATctttaatttgcataatttgacAGACCTGTATAGAAAGTGCTATGATCCAgggatatgaaaaaaaaaaaaaacaggcaagaAAGCGGGGATCACAACATGCATAAGCATTTCTGTCAGATTAATTCACCTAAAGATCTGTATATAAGAATGCAGTTTGAGAAGCGCACCAAAGCctcaaaataatacttttgatgccaatactTATGCTTTCCTGACCAAAAAACTTCTTAACATGTGTATCTAGGTGACCCAAAAGGTGGACGAATCactcagaatcaagcaaaaatgTGTCGTCAGAAAAATACTAAAATCCAAGTGAAATACAGACATTTGAATTTAGCAGCCGATGATTTAGTGCTGAGTAAAGCGAGCATCCTTGAGTTTTGTAGTTGTCAGGACCAGCTGACACAATGCTTTCTTTTAACATTCACCCTGGTATTTAGATTAATTGATATACGTGCGCAGCATGACTCAGAAGCCCCCTTTATATCCCGTTTTGATCAAGAGCATATCATTTTATTGTGACAAGTTCTGCCTTTCCTCCAACAAGAATTATTCATGTGTGTTCTCTGCCCCAAGTTTAATCTGGcttatgtacaaaaatatacctATGAGGTACCTTCAGCTAAAACATTGCTCTCACACCAGCGAACCTACTCCTTACAAAAAGTCAttctcaaatccagctcttactgCTTCagctgtttgtttacatcaggaggtttatcaccAGTCACCAATGAGATAATTGAAACAAACCTAATGTACTGCCACCGCAGTTAACTCGTAGTTCCTCTGACCCCATTACAGGTCGGACATCCTGAAGCATGAGATGAAAGTGTTCTTTGTGAAGTACAACGACCCGATCTACGTGAAGCTGGAGAAGTTGGATATCATGATTCGTCTGACCAACCAGGCTAATATTGCCCAGGTGCTGGCTGAGCTCAAAGAGTGAGTACTGCTAGTGTCATCTGAgcgaaacagcactagataaaagagcggtggaaattcatcctgcaacaaggaggcacattacatgcattctaaggactccttgCTAAGTATGAGGtgaaacaccaagcactcacttactcactaaAGACACTTTCATGTATTATTAATATCTAATTCGTAAGATTAAACTTCTTTCAAATACTTAATGGCATACTGTGGGCTGGTGACTAACAAtgaatattttagcttggcctatttCATCGGTTAGACCTGTAACATAACTTCAACCACATAACAGGGAAACCCTTGCGTCATTTCACAGACGATCTGTCTCGGTGAGCAGGCTGGCAATCGACCTGACATGCCTGAGTGAGGGGGCTTCATTTCCCATCTAGGGGTTCTTTCACGCATGACTATTAAAGTACATCTATTTCCCActtattttaaaagttttagtCAGTTCataaaggtattttgaggtttgtgtatAAGGTATAGGATGATATGCTAGTGGGGATATgtcagtttcattttgttttatattatatttgacTTCATGTACCTCCAGAAATACATTTTTGGGGTTAAAATTATAGGTcgttcagtgaaatattctaaaaggGAAATCATAATTATCCAAAGATTCATTAAAGTGcttatttgtgaaaaaatagAGAATTTAGAAGTGTAGTTGCTCATTAGACATGGTTAGACATGCATTGAGGTTGTATGCTTAAGTTCATTTGGTTCAAATACATGTGGCATTAGTATATTGAACGTGTGGAGCTATTTTGATTACTTGCAGATATGCCACCGAGGTGGATGTGGACTTTGTCCGTAAATCTGTCCGTGCAATTGGTCGTTGTGCCATCAAAGTGGAGCAGGCTGCCGAGAGGTGTGTAAGCACGCTGCTTGACCTCATCCAGACAAAGGTCAACTATGTGGTGCAGGAAGCCATTGTTGTCATAAAGGTAAATCTATTATCAGTTTGTATGacttgtataaaaatataaaaataacacgtATAAAAATTTTGGTCAAATTCAATCCGTCagacattataaattatgtacatTTGCACTTGTACTGTATTCACTGTTTTCACTATTATGATTTAAAAAGTACTGGAAAAGCCTTCACCAATACTGTAAGATCAAGTGCTattcatgctggcctcctcacCAGTCATTTGTGAGAAGTTCTGCCTACAAACTGCATATGGATGTGCGTTTCCTTGGGGCCTTGCCTGATTTCCTCGGGGccttgcctggtttcctcccaacataaagCTGTTatatgtgagtgaaatattcttcatgaCGACATGAAACACCAATTTAGTAAATCCAGAAAAAATACGTCAGCATAAGGTACTTTTGTAAAACCAAGGAAGTGAAGAAATACTGGTTGTAAGACATTAAATAGTGATAGGAAGGGGCAAAGTGCCTGTGCTgagttgtttatttgttttatttatttgattggtattttacactatactcaaggacatctcacttatacgacagagcccagaggaagCCAACCTGTGCTGAGTAGTTACAATATTGAAACATTTGGTTGAGTGCATATATAACATCAGCATTGACCCCTTTTTTTGTTTCTCCAGGATATTTTCCGTAAATACCCAAACAAGTATGAGAGTATCATTGCCACGCTGTGTGAGAATCTGGACACACTGGACGAGCCAGAAGCTAGGTAAGTGACCCGAGATCATAGATGACAGATCCTATTATACTCTTATCCTTCAGATAAGGATTTAATTTAAAAACTCCGCTGGAAAGTAGTTCAGGGTTTCCCATTGGGTTGTATGGCTAGAGCATTGTCCCTGCAACAGCTGATCAGCCCCtgaccagtgaaatttgcagaCTCGTACTAAGCTTGCGCTTGAAATCCAGAGTATTCTCACGCTGATGAAAAAGGAAAGGTACACTCTAGTTACCTCCAGTGGTAAAGCTGACAGCTGCTGGGGAAAACAGGTACACTCAAGTTACCTCCAATGGTAAACCTGACCGGTGCTGAAGAAGACAGGTACACTCTAGTTAACTCCAATGGTAAACCTGACCGCTGCTGAAGAAGACAGGTACACTCCAGTTACCTCCACTGGTAAACCTGACAGCTGCTGGAGAAGACAGGTACGCTCCAGTTACCTCCACTGGTAAACCTGACAGCTGCTGGAGAAGACAGGTACACTCTAGTTACCTCCAATGGTAAACCTGACAGCTGCTGGAGAAGACAGGTACACTCTAGTTACCTCCACTGGTAAACCTGACAGCTGCTGGAGAAGACAGGTACATTCTAGTTACCTCCAGTGGTAAATCTGACAGCTGCTGGAGAAGACAGGTACGCTCTAGTTACCTCCACTGGTAAACTTGACAGCTGCTGGAGAAGACAGGTACACTCTAGTTACCTCCAGTGGTAAACCTGACAGCTGCTGGAGAAGGCAGTTACACTCTAGTTACCTCCACTGGTAAACCTGACAGCTGCTGGAGAAGACAGGTACACTCTAGTTACCTCCAAtgataaacctgacagctgctGGAGAAGACAGGTACACTCTAGTTACCTCCAATGGTGAACCTCACAGCTGCTGGAGAAGGCAGTTACACTCTAGTTAACTCCAATGGTAAACCTGACAGCTGCTGGAGAAGACAGGTACATTCTAGTTACCTCCAGTGGTTAACCTGACAGCTGCTAGAGAAGACAGGTACACTCTAGTTACCTCCACTGGTAAACCTGACAGCTACTGGAGAAGACAGGTACGCTCTAGTTACCTCCACTGGTAAACCGGACATCTGCTGGAGAAGACAGGTACACTCTAGTTACCTCCAATGGTAAACCTGACCGGTGCTGAAGGAGACAGGTACACTCTAGTTAACTCCAATGGTAAACCTGACAGCTGCTGGAGGAGACAGGTACATTCTAGTTACCTCCACTGGTAAACCTGACAGCTGCTGGAGAAGACAGGTACGCTCTAGTTACCTCCACTGGTAAGCCTGACAGCTGCTGGAGAAGACAGGTACGCTCTAGTTACCTCCACTGGTAAACCTGACAGCTGCTGGAGAAGACAGGTACACTATCGTTACCTCCAATGGTAAACCTGACCGGTGCTGAAGGAGACAGGTACATTCTAGTTACCTCCAATGGTAAACCGGACAGCTGCTGGAGAAGACAGGTACACTATAGTTACCTCCACTGGTAAACCTGACAGCTGCTGGAGAAGACAGGTACGCTCTAGTTACCTCCACTGGTAAGCCTGACAGCTGCTGGAGAAGACAGGTACACTCTAGTTACCTCCACTGGTAAACCTGACAGCTGCTGGAGAAGACAGGTACACTCTAGTTAACTCCAATGGTAAACCTGACAGCTGCTGGAGAAGGCAGTTACACTCTAGTTAACTCCAATGGTAAACCTGACAGCTGCTGGAGAAGACAGGTACACTCTAGTTACCTCCAATGGTAAACCTGACCGGTGCTGGAGAAGACAGGTACACTCTAGTTACCACCAATGGTAAACCTGACCGCTGCTGAAGAAGACAGGTACACTCTAGTTACCTCCAGTGGTAAACCTGACCGCTGCTAAAGAAGACAGGTACACTCTAGTTACCTCCACTGGTAAACCTGGCCACTGCTGAAGAAGACAGGTACATTCTAGTTACCTCCAATGGTAAACCTGACAGCTGCTGAAGAAGACAGGTGCACTCTAGTTACCTCCAGTGGTAAACCTGACAGCCAATAATATTGTCAACCTGGCCATCTTCACTgaaaaataccattcaaataaattaataaatcaagaaaGCTGTTCCAATACTTCGCAACAAATGGAGGGGTGTCCGTGGCCGAAATGACCATGTACCTCTCATCAATGGGATccttcaattccagctcatgccggcatAGAACTCGcgtaggtctgtcagcaaaccaGTAGGTGGTCGTGGATTTGCCCCaagctctgccaagtttcctcccaccacaatgcttgcTGCCatcgtatgggtgaaatatttttaagtatagCTTAGAACATcaaccatataaataaatacatcaaatgaaCAAAGGAAGCTTTACAAACACAAGGTTTTTTTATCAGCTTAAAAGAGATACATCTAGTTTGTCAGCCTTTAGTGTTTAActtaactgtacattttttgtttaggGCCTCCATGATTTGGATCATCGGTGAGTACGCGGAGAGGATTGACAACGCTGACGAGCTTCTGGAGAGTTTCTTGGAGGGTTTCCAAGACGAGAACACACAGGTGCAGCTCCAACTGCTGACTGCCATCGTCAAACTCTTCCTCAAGCGTCCCACAGACACCCAGGAACTGGTACAGCAGGTGCTTAGCCTGGCCACACAGGTGAGTCGTATCAACAGGTAAATACTAGGTTGTAATGTTAAATCTGACTCAACAGGTGGGACTTGAGTGTAAGTAGgtataatttgtatattttgttaatttccATAGAGTTGTAGCGACAAAATGCATTTTGGcaaatagttttgttttgtcataaGTTTGCATTGGGCTAAATGTTGAACACATGAAACACTATTTTGGACTTTGCATTGAACAACATTCAGACCAAtattaaaataaaccaaaacttGAAACCCTTGGTATGTATAAAATCTTCAGTCTTCTAAGACATGTTCGTGATTCTATGTGTTTGTCTTGATGGGATGATCTCAATCTGCACATATCTCAGCTTAATAGCTTTAGTTTTGGAAttatgtgaactacatgtaatgtgttaaAAAAGGATGTGAAATACCTGTGCACTGTGAAAAGCGCCAGACGCTCCTCTATGAGTAAACTGTAAGTACTATCCAGATCGGCTGAATGAAGTGCTGGATTATAAGATATCAAATCATGTTTAGTTTTAACGAAGGGTTGTGTCATTTTAGCTggctttaaaaatgtttttcttctcttttttttttttttttttatcttggaTATTCTCAGGATTATTGtcctgttttaaacatgttctctaCAAAATATCGCTTCAATTTTGCCCTAGTGACTTTagaccataatcattcattcattcaatctgGTCAATTCTATTTAGGACTTGAGTAACAAAAGCCTTGCCTGTGTTTCTTTCCTCCACAGGACAGTGACAATCCTGACCTGCGTGACCGTGGCTACATCTACTGGCGCCTACTGTCCACAGATCCAGCTGCTGCTAAGGAGGTGGTTCTGGCGGAGAAGCCTCTGATTTCAGAGGAGACGGACCTGATCGAGCCAACACTGTTAGACGAGCTCATCTGCCACATCTCCAGCCTCGCCTCTGTCTATCACAAACCACCCAATGCGTTTGTCGAGGGACGAGCCAGCTTGAGGCGGGCCCTACCTCCAAGATCTACGTCGTGAGTGCTAAAGATGAATGATGGTTAAAgttgttttggtttatttattttatatgtccTAAGATTGCCCCACATGTAAAGGTCAATTGAACataatttttatacatgtatatgtaatatacatatatatgtgtgagcCCAGCTCCGCCAGAAACCAGAGTTTGGTccttggtttcccctgggcctgctcagtttcctctgaccataatgctggctgccgttgtataagtgaaatattcttgagaatgacgTAAAAAAGGACCAATGAAATATGTGcccaaatttaagaaaaaagttttaacaGCATgctataaaacaccaatgaaataaataaataaataaattttgaaatatatgcaCAAGATAATGTATGGTCTGATAGTGACAAAACCTACTTCTGTGATTGAGAATCAACACTCACCATACCTGTTGTTTCTGCTCTTCAGGGGTGGTGCTCTGGCTGATGATGCTGCCCCCACCCCTGCTGACCTCACAGGTCAGCCTGCCGCCCCACAGCCCACAGTCATCCCGGGGGCAGACTCCCTCATCGCTGACTTGCTGGACATGGACCTTGGGCCGCCGATGGGCATGCACCAGCAGCAGATGTATACCCCGACCACCCAGCAGCCTGTCCAGAGCGCCGGGGGCATGGACTTGCTGGGGGAGGGACTGGATAGCCTGGTGAGTAGTGTGCTGTGATGTGTGATGGTCACAGACAGATTGATAGTCATTACATAACTGAACTGAGTTCTTACCTTAGATGTCATTTCATCAACAAATTGTAACTGTAAATTTTGTTGGAATTTGGCAGTGTGTCTTTGTGAGAAGTCATCTTATGCCCTGAGTTTTAACATgagttttatgacatttagtGAAAGAGAAGAATGGGTTTTGGAGTTTTGTGCGTTTGAGTGATGGACAGGAAAGGGAATTTTCAGCTCATGAGCTGATTTTAAGGGAAATCCTTGACCAAAATTGTCAGAACTAACCATTTTACCAATGGGGTCATCTAGTACAAGAAATTTCAACTGATTTTTATAAAAGAGATTCTCTTTCCTGGATAGAATGATGTATAAAAtgagtgaattatttttgatgatggTATAAAACAGCACTCAAACCAATAAACACCTCTCAAAATGTTCTCTTGTCTCTTGATTTGGTTGTGACAGGTTGAATAAAATCTTGAGGTAAAGATGTTGCgcatgtattaaaataatgaGAGAATTAAAAACGAATTTCACTGGTCAGATTTGCTACTTGGACATGCATATCACCATTGTCTTTTTGGcaagtgcgctagcgcagcgtaatgacccaggaggctctcaccaatgtggtaactatgagttcaagtcaggcTCATGCTGTAAGTGGAACAGTCtgacggcaacctgcggatggtcgtgggttacatcctggttctgcccagtttcctcccaccataatgctgggcgcagtcatatgagtgaaatattcttgagtacggcgtaaaacaccaatcaaataaataaataaaatcttaatgGCAACGTGCTCACAAATTAAAAGCTTttgtcaggggagataactaatGTACTTCTAACCTGCATGTATGAGTTAATGCCCATTGTTCAAACAACATTGTTTTGTGTGCACATCACCACTTTCCCTGATGGTGGCTGTGTGTCAAGAATAAATGTTTCATGATAAAACGTAAGCAGGAAACTGAACCTACTGTGTCTACTAAAACCTACTAGTCTAAACTGTATCCCACTGATAAAAGTATAGAGCTGGCGAACCATATCACCGCTGGTACATGTGACTGTCAAAGGGGGCCAAGGTATGCTCCAGATACTCATGAACCTGAAGCTGTgaaaaatcttgagtacagATTTAAACACCCATGAGATATTAATCAGGCTGTTCAAAGATTGCCCTAGTCTAATCCTGACATGGATGACCCTGACATGTACTGTTCAACTTGGTACAACTAGATTGCTTCTGTCTGCTCCACAGCTTGGGCCCACCTCCGGCCCCCCAGACCTGGGAGGACTTAGTGATATCTTTGGTCTGGTCTCTTCTGCACAAGCCTATGTACCACCACAGGAGGTAAGATACCATTATGTCCTTGTCCCAAAAACATCAAAACGATGACAGCAATTACTCGACAACAATTACTCAATCACAATTGCTCGATAACAATGCTGGTGATTAATTGGGGTAAATTTAATTCATCAGGAAATAAATCACCTTTGTTAATAATTACTTGTAGTGGGCCATATTAGATTTTGACTGAGGGTAAAAGCCCAAAAAAGTGGGTAAATTCTATTTGGCGGAAATGGAGCCATCTGTTTCATTCTGAAAATATCAGCCCATGGATGTCATTTGGTACCATTGACCAATAAAGTTAGAGTTACAAACCCAGTTCTTGGTGGTTCAGCAGTGGCTTTTTGCAAGGAGATTTGTCATAATCGGTGACAAAAGTTTCTAACATTGATAAAGCTGGTtgcatttataacattttcaaactttttcattttaacactgtaaatagtacaggtacaaatcttatatttactgaaaggcaataatttgacaTTCACAATAccttaaaaaaacatttgatttgGTTAGCAAGTATGGATTGTTTCCTCCACAAATCT
Proteins encoded in this region:
- the LOC135476222 gene encoding AP-1 complex subunit beta-1-like; amino-acid sequence: MAKMTDSKYFNTTKKGEIFELKAELNSDKKEKKKEAVKKVIASMTVGKDVSALFPDVVNCMQTDNLELKKLVYLYLMNYAKSQPDMAIMAVNTFVKDCEDTNPLIRALAVRTMGCIRVDKITEYLCEPLRKCLKDEDPYVRKTAAVCVAKLHDINAQLVEDQGFLDLLRDLLSDSNPMVVANAVAAISEILDTSPSAHGMLDMNSSTIHKLLTALNECTEWGQVFILDSISNYTPKDDKEAQSICERVTPRLAHANAAVVLSAVKVILKLMEMMEQSGDYVSVLQKKLAPPLVTLLSAEPEIQYVALRNINLIVQKRSDILKHEMKVFFVKYNDPIYVKLEKLDIMIRLTNQANIAQVLAELKEYATEVDVDFVRKSVRAIGRCAIKVEQAAERCVSTLLDLIQTKVNYVVQEAIVVIKDIFRKYPNKYESIIATLCENLDTLDEPEARASMIWIIGEYAERIDNADELLESFLEGFQDENTQVQLQLLTAIVKLFLKRPTDTQELVQQVLSLATQDSDNPDLRDRGYIYWRLLSTDPAAAKEVVLAEKPLISEETDLIEPTLLDELICHISSLASVYHKPPNAFVEGRASLRRALPPRSTSGGALADDAAPTPADLTGQPAAPQPTVIPGADSLIADLLDMDLGPPMGMHQQQMYTPTTQQPVQSAGGMDLLGEGLDSLLGPTSGPPDLGGLSDIFGLVSSAQAYVPPQEVWLPASKGKGMEVSGTFARKQNQIFMELSFTNRAMQSMGEFAVQFNKNSFGLMPASPLQVQSPLLPNQTANASLPLNTLGLVQRMEPLTNLQVAIKNNIDVFYFSCTLPMHILFVEDGEMEKRIFLATWKDIPAQNEVQTTLNNVQHNADTVSQKLRNNNVFTIAKRNVEGQDMLYQSLKLTNGIWVLAELKIQPGNPHFTLSLKARATDVYPGVQQAYKTILDN